A genomic region of Equus caballus isolate H_3958 breed thoroughbred chromosome 1, TB-T2T, whole genome shotgun sequence contains the following coding sequences:
- the LOC102149402 gene encoding uncharacterized protein: MSDILSLKIPSQKKDCLLLSYHFSVGKIRFKLPALFCPLIPPQQQFPEAMTCPCSWRPSRRHPRGLLGPMLPGEEGRNCKLEETLGETTRYGQLLTAGSSLSLQPLPSGSSSRPSLSQRRLDPPPPS, encoded by the exons ATGTCTGATATCCTATCATTAAAGATTCCGTCCCAGAAGAAGGACTGTCTCCTGTTAAGCTACCATTTCTCTGTGGGAAAGATACGATTCAAGCTGCCAGCATTATTTTGTCCTTTAAT ACCACCCCAGCAACAGTTCCCAGAAGCCATGACATGTCCTTGCAGCTGGAGGCCTTCCAGGCGCCACCCTAGAGGCCTTCTGGGCCCAATGTTGccgggggaggaaggaag GAACTGTAAATTAGAGGAGACTTTGGGTGAGACCACAAGGTATGGTCAGCTGCTCACTGCTGGatcgtctctctctctccagcctctgccttccGGAAGCTCGTCCCGGCCCTCCTTGTCCCAG AGAAGattggaccccccccccccaagttaA